DNA sequence from the Perca fluviatilis chromosome 4, GENO_Pfluv_1.0, whole genome shotgun sequence genome:
TGTCCTACACTACTCTGCCTTTTGTCTTCTCCCTGGaaaccacaccacacacaacagcaGGCAGGGACCTCACAGCAAATCTAATGTCTTTCTGCAGACAGAATATGAGATCaatccaattcaattcaattttatttatagtatcaaatcataacaagcaTTATCTCgatacactttacagatagagtaggtttaaaccacactctataatttacaaagacccaacaattccaggaATTCCCATAAAGATCAGTGCACATTGTTTAGGATATATAGCATTGTTTTTACCTTTTATATCCCTTTACTGGTTTTACTTTTGTGTAACATTGCTTGCActtgccttttttattttaagattatttggtaacactttacttgaaggtcgACAtaatcgacataatcgtgacatgacactgtcataactatgacatgaaactgtcatgaacgtgtcataaacgtaataagcaagtcataaacgtttatgacttctgtcattaagtgtcattcggtttttgtcatgacaagttgacattgtttgggttgtcttgattatgacaacatgacattaatcaaagtgacattaccagaagttgtcttggtcatgacaagttgacattaaatttgtttggagtctccttattaagacaacttcacagtaaacaggatgacattatgttaagttgtcatgacaaagacatcctctggtaatgtcatcctggttaatgtcaaattgtcattacaaagacatcccaaacaaattcgatgtcaacttgtcatgaccaagacaacttccggtaatgtcactttgatttgacgtctatgacagtgtcatgtcatagttatgacagtgtcatgtcatgattatatcgataccttcaagtaaagtgttaccgattATTTTAACCTTAATCTGCCACTATACTTTACTATAGTTTTACTCTGTGTAGATCCATTATTTGCAGCTACAAGAAATAATTTCACCAGGAAAATCAAGTATTTTTTTGGAATTCCAAAGGATCATTTTAATCCTTTCACAGCTCCGCCATGTCCCATCAAACTCAGGAGAAGGTCAAAGTCAGCTACAGAGCAGTGTACCCCTGCAGCTCGACGACACTTCAACAGGCCCGCATTGGGTGTAAAGACGAGTCTCGTGATATTTTCACTTCTTAAAATTCATCATGTGATTTGTGCAGAAACAGTGTTGAGTTGTTCACACTTCCTACTTGCATCCTTCTCAGCCTACATACTGTGCACTGCTGCGTTTGTGTGTCAGTAAGCTGGTGGATAAAGTCATGCTGTTCGATGTTTCAAACCAAAAGGCAAAGGTGAAGTGCAGATCGGTGGGCTCCACTTCAAACATCTTGCAGACCACGACCATGCTTGCAGGAGGTCTCTGCAACACTCTGCTGCAATGATCCCATTTGACACAGCAGAGAAGAAGGTTACAGGTGGGGCGTGGTTTGATATCTCACTCAATTATCTCCTGGCAGGCTCCAACAAACACCACAAAGAAGCGTTTAGCAGCTATTGtcgtctgcaacattaaaatggACCAAAAGTGGATTCAGATTCTGGTGGTTCTAGTGTTTTGTCAAAGTAAGTTTAACCTGAATTTTGAAGTCTATTCACTATTGTGTAGCAGCTTTAAAGTGTCCTGTGGTATGTTTCTTATTTCTTTTGCTGTTTGGTTGCCTACCTAAAAAAACGGAGTGGTGAGAGATATAACTGATCCTATTTTATCACGTCTTTTAGAAATGACTTCAGGAGCTGGTGAAGACAGAACTGTAAAGGAAGGGGAGCAGGTTGAAATCAAATGTGACCCTAAAGGACAAGGGCAGCATGGTCATCTGGTTTCAAGTTCTGGACACATCTGGCATGAAATTCATTGCATCTTTCAGCATCAATGGTATCCTAAAGTCACACTCACCCTCCTTCCAGTTTACCTTCAGTGATTCAAAGATGCAGCAAAATATCCTAACACTGAAGTCATTCAACAAAACTCAGGACAGCGGCGCTTACAGCTGTGCATCTCTCAAAGGCAGTGTACTGCATTTTGGCGTAACAACCCGACTGGTCGGAGGTGAGTTTTGTTTCATACATTTGGTcttatgatgatgatatgatgcaAGCTTTTCAGAATCACTTCCTATCACATCGTTCTTCTCCCTTCAGAAAAAGCTGAAGTCGCAGTAGTGGAAGCCCCACAGGCCACCACCACCGAACAAAATCTATGCACAACTGCTGCGACATGTGTTTGTAACAACATTAACGAGCAAGGTAATTGTTCACAATCACAACTGTTTGTAGTGAGACCTTATCATCTTCATATGTACGACGCTGGTGGTAAATGAGCACGTGCTTTGCAGGGGAAACCAGTCCTCAAATGTTTTGTACCCCAATCATACTGGGCCCACTGGCCGGCGGCTGTGGCCTTCTTCTTCTACTCCTCATCATCACCACCGTGTACTGCAACCGTAAGTTCATCGGATATCTTAAACGCTGTTGCACAAAGTTTCATATGCAGTCAATAAATGTCTTTGGGAAGCTGAAAATTATTGTAAATGCTGCAAGTGTTTCTCAAAATTCtttaatcattatttttttatttgcttttcttGATTTAAAACTTGGATGATTTggctgtgatgtgtgtgtgtgtgtgtgcgtgtgtgtgtgtgtgtgtgtgtgtgtgtgtgtgtgtgtgtgtgtgtgtgtgtgtgtgtgtgtgtgtgtgtgtgtgtgtaatgatttGCAACGTGTTTTAATTTAACACTTTGGATTTTATGTAGATATAAGGACACGGAGATGCCCACACCATCACAAACGAAAgtaagttatttatttattttcttttaatttaatattgtctTTCCATTTAGGGCCGTAGCCAGACTTTTAGGAATACTGAGGTCAATAGTCcaaaatttaataaaacgttTTCAAGGAAATTACTCTGAAAATCAAACGTTCATAAATGCAGCTAACTGAACTAATTGAAATTGAAACTGTCTGAACTTTGTGGTTCTTTTCAGTTCTCTTTCTTAACTTACTCGCccgtaaaataaagtgttttatttcAGAATGCTGCTTTAAAATATTTCCAACACTGCCAGGATTATTGGTGGAGAAATA
Encoded proteins:
- the cd8a gene encoding LOW QUALITY PROTEIN: T-cell surface glycoprotein CD8 alpha chain (The sequence of the model RefSeq protein was modified relative to this genomic sequence to represent the inferred CDS: deleted 1 base in 1 codon); the protein is MDQKWIQILVVLVFCQKMTSGAGEDRTVKEGEQVEIKCDLKDKGSMVIWFQVLDTSGMKFIASFSINGILKSHSPSFQFTFSDSKMQQNILTLKSFNKTQDSGAYSCASLKGSVLHFGVTTRLVGEKAEVAVVEAPQATTTEQNLCTTAATCVCNNINEQGETSPQMFCTPIILGPLAGGCGLLLLLLIITTVYCNHIRTRRCPHHHKRKRRSGDLEKLKVDKRQV